Proteins encoded in a region of the Perognathus longimembris pacificus isolate PPM17 chromosome 11, ASM2315922v1, whole genome shotgun sequence genome:
- the LOC125359778 gene encoding olfactory receptor 2T27-like gives MDQQNKTSTDFILLGLFPGFKYPNLLILTILLIYTVAFAGNSILLLLIWLDSHLHTPMYFLLSQLSVIDLAYISSTVPKTVTNYFTGKKSISYLACASQMFFFLTLGLAECILLTLMAYDRYIAVCNPLRYTVLMSPKVCLQMAVTAWTGAVLAALVHTIYPMHFPVCGSREINHYFCEMPAILRMSCVDTSVYEMVKFVSTIIFLLVPFILILASYVSIFLTVLKMNSRKGKNKALATCSSHLTVVSLYFGQAIFIYMTPSSSHTPEQDQVGAVLGTIVTPMLNPIIYSLRNKEVVGALQKCMGRCCNYETPHFLQCYSQKCSILNFKAIHGQF, from the coding sequence atgGACCAACAGAACAAAACTTCAACGGATTTCATCCTCCTGGGGCTCTTTCCTGGGTTCAAGTATCCTAACCTGCTCATCCTCACCATCCTCCTTATCTACACTGTAGCCTTTGCTGGAAACTCTATTCTGCTCCTCCTCATCTGGCTGGATTCCCACCTCCACACCCCTATGTACTTCCTGCTCAGTCAGCTGTCTGTCATTGACCTGGCATACATCTCCAGCACTGTTCCCAAGACTGTCACCAACTACTTCACAGGGAAGAAGAGCATTTCCTATCTGGCCTGTGCTTCTCAGATGTTTTTCTTCCTCACCCTTGGTCTTGCGGAGTGCATCCTCCTGACCctcatggcctatgaccgctacaTAGCTGTCTGCAATCCCCTGAGATACACAGTCCTTATGAGCCCCAAAGTCTGCCTGCAAATGGCTGTCACCGCCTGGACTGGAGCCGTTCTTGCAGCCCTTGTCCATACCATCTACCCAATGCATTTCCCCGTTTGTGGCTCCAGAGAGATTAATCATTACTTTTGTGAGATGCCTGCTATTCTGAGAATGTCTTGTGTTGACACATCAGTGTATGAGATGGTCAAATTTGTCTCAACCATTATCTTTCTCCTAGTTCCATTTATTCTCATTCTGGCCTCCTATGTTTCCATATTCCTCACTGTCCTTAAGATGAACTCTCGCAAAGGGAAGAATAAAGCTCTGGCTACCTGCTCCTCCCACTTGACTGTAGTGAGTCTCTACTTTGGCCAGGCCATCTTCATCTACATGACACCCAGCTCATCCCACACACCTGAGCAAGACCAGGTAGGAGCTGTGCTTGGCACCATTGTGACCCCCATGCTCAACCCCATCATCTACAGCTTGAGGAACAAAGAAGTGGTAGGAGCTCTACAGAAATGTATGGGAAGGTGCTGCAACTATGAGACTCCCCACTTTCTACAGTGCTATTCTCAGAAATGTTCTATCCTCAATTTTAAGGCTATCCATGGTCAATTTTAA